A stretch of [Clostridium] innocuum DNA encodes these proteins:
- a CDS encoding sugar nucleotide-binding protein, whose product MKTMVITGGNGFIASLVKEAMQSSMEIIPLTRKELDLGDTAAVRSWFNTHDYDYVFHTGAMAQTADCENHPELTHRINVDGTKEIAKACKEKNARLIFISTEQCFNGKTEEGPFTEDTPLCSVTAYGNHKVECEDFITSVLEDYIILRFSWMLGMSRPGIKASPNIIRNVMNAMFYQTPAKFTVNEIRGMTYAQKLADVFDKIIELPSGVYHVSDTNTHNTYESAKIVAQKLGFTQEQIDACILPNHERYADRFRDYRLDTQKLKAHGIDFGTFEENVDACLKDFGWLK is encoded by the coding sequence ATGAAAACAATGGTGATTACAGGAGGTAACGGATTTATCGCATCTCTGGTAAAAGAGGCTATGCAAAGCTCCATGGAGATCATCCCACTTACAAGAAAAGAGCTGGATTTAGGGGATACTGCTGCTGTTCGCAGCTGGTTTAACACCCATGATTACGATTATGTTTTTCATACCGGAGCTATGGCACAGACAGCGGACTGTGAAAATCATCCGGAGCTGACACACCGCATCAATGTGGACGGTACAAAGGAAATCGCCAAGGCCTGTAAAGAGAAGAATGCCCGCTTGATTTTTATCAGTACCGAGCAATGTTTCAATGGCAAAACTGAGGAAGGACCGTTCACAGAGGATACACCGTTATGCTCGGTTACGGCATACGGCAATCACAAGGTGGAATGCGAAGACTTTATAACCTCCGTGCTGGAGGACTACATCATACTGCGCTTTTCCTGGATGCTTGGCATGAGTCGTCCGGGAATCAAGGCATCACCGAACATTATCCGTAACGTTATGAATGCCATGTTCTATCAGACACCTGCTAAATTTACGGTGAACGAGATTCGAGGAATGACGTATGCACAAAAGCTGGCGGATGTATTTGATAAAATTATCGAGCTGCCTTCCGGTGTCTATCATGTATCCGATACCAACACGCATAACACCTATGAGTCCGCTAAAATCGTAGCACAGAAGCTGGGATTCACACAGGAACAGATCGATGCCTGCATCCTTCCAAATCATGAGCGGTATGCAGATCGCTTCCGTGATTATCGTCTGGATACTCAAAAGCTGAAAGCACATGGAATTGATTTTGGTACCTTTGAAGAAAATGTGGATGCCTGTCTGAAGGATTTCGGCTGGCTAAAATAA
- a CDS encoding beta-1,6-N-acetylglucosaminyltransferase produces the protein MKIAYLMHSDRKYDEVVETINQLTKQGDHVFIMINDDDLREQVQFVYMDYSRVHISHTQEFAQEGDMSMARGTLIQMKEAVQIGFDYYINLNDGMMPIKTREEITAFLEEQNGKDLYYVETSEKEEPALRKKTLKYYPFTNLLAFPRGKATRAITRGFGSLLYALHIRRTLDDVIQIGSPWFMLTHTSAQILADNFDYCSTTFKLSWYAEEMYIPMMLDKFGNKCVEHVNNDYRVVGNGKWERSQNTRPTTQEAIDRYPEALFAGAILVDEDFTLYEKYFDVYNANLEMEE, from the coding sequence ATGAAAATAGCATATCTGATGCATTCAGACCGGAAATACGATGAGGTTGTAGAAACGATCAATCAGCTTACCAAACAAGGGGATCACGTTTTTATCATGATAAATGATGATGATCTCAGAGAGCAGGTTCAATTTGTGTACATGGATTATTCCAGAGTACATATTTCCCACACACAGGAATTCGCTCAGGAAGGCGATATGTCAATGGCAAGGGGTACACTGATTCAAATGAAGGAAGCTGTTCAGATAGGCTTTGATTATTATATCAATTTGAATGATGGTATGATGCCGATAAAAACGAGGGAGGAAATTACCGCATTTCTGGAAGAACAGAATGGTAAGGATCTCTATTATGTGGAAACATCTGAGAAAGAGGAGCCTGCGCTGCGTAAAAAGACTTTAAAGTATTATCCCTTCACAAATCTTCTGGCCTTTCCCAGAGGAAAAGCGACACGTGCAATTACCAGAGGCTTTGGAAGCTTACTGTATGCTTTGCACATCCGCAGAACTCTGGATGATGTCATTCAAATTGGCAGTCCCTGGTTTATGCTGACGCATACCAGTGCACAGATCCTTGCAGATAATTTTGACTATTGCTCCACGACTTTCAAATTATCCTGGTATGCCGAGGAAATGTATATTCCTATGATGCTGGATAAGTTTGGCAATAAATGTGTTGAGCATGTAAATAATGATTATCGTGTTGTAGGAAACGGAAAATGGGAACGCAGTCAAAACACACGCCCAACAACGCAGGAGGCGATTGACCGATATCCGGAGGCACTGTTTGCGGGTGCTATTCTCGTTGATGAAGATTTCACTCTATATGAAAAATATTTCGATGTATATAATGCCAATTTAGAAATGGAAGAATAA
- a CDS encoding GntR family transcriptional regulator encodes MDERIAKQFTISKASPVPLYFQLKTQLVELLKQGIFQAGDKLPTEAEFCELLDISRPTVRQAFSELINEGYITRHKAKGTFVSRPKIEGYFFQKLGSFDEEMRSLHLTPSTRVIVSEVIELPEKCVEIYPKSKRVFHLQRLRYADHEEMVLVNTFVPYEHFLDIELEDFEQSSLYDIFSQKYQTEVAYVDRTVEARKAGQRERTILNMEEDGVLMHVETVAYTQQDEPVEYSIAEYRGDRNKFKMRLIRREN; translated from the coding sequence ATGGATGAGCGAATCGCAAAACAGTTTACAATCAGTAAGGCATCACCGGTGCCCTTATATTTTCAGCTGAAGACACAGCTGGTGGAGCTGCTGAAGCAGGGGATTTTTCAGGCCGGGGACAAGCTGCCGACCGAAGCGGAGTTCTGTGAGCTGCTGGATATTTCGCGTCCAACTGTGCGACAGGCCTTTTCCGAACTGATCAATGAAGGCTACATCACACGGCATAAAGCAAAGGGGACCTTTGTGTCACGTCCGAAAATTGAAGGCTACTTCTTTCAGAAGCTGGGAAGCTTTGATGAGGAAATGCGCAGTCTTCATCTGACCCCATCCACCAGAGTAATCGTCAGTGAGGTGATTGAGCTGCCGGAGAAGTGTGTGGAGATTTATCCGAAAAGCAAACGGGTATTTCACCTCCAGCGCCTTCGTTATGCAGATCATGAGGAGATGGTTCTGGTCAATACCTTCGTACCGTATGAGCACTTTTTGGATATCGAGCTGGAGGATTTCGAACAGTCTTCCTTATATGATATCTTCTCACAGAAATATCAGACTGAGGTTGCCTATGTCGATCGTACTGTAGAGGCAAGAAAAGCGGGTCAGAGGGAGCGTACGATTCTGAATATGGAGGAGGACGGCGTCCTGATGCATGTGGAAACGGTTGCCTATACACAGCAGGATGAGCCAGTGGAATATTCGATTGCGGAGTACCGCGGAGATCGTAATAAGTTTAAGATGCGATTGATTCGCAGAGAGAATTAA
- a CDS encoding GNAT family N-acetyltransferase, with the protein MTTLDKRIPYYPVLMVLTQPPVITDIPLAQGYSFHPYESSYKEAWIALHVSLGQLDSMEAGRRYFEETFEAQPKELQQNMILVVDENGQLAGTSSVWKGYHFGERRMRVHWVGVDERHQRKGLAKSLMLKTIQLYSSLHCEHPLYLTTQTNSYVAISMYQRLGFTAYMGSMPVNFHANAETFAKDNETAWRIIGEQLDKL; encoded by the coding sequence ATGACAACCTTAGATAAGCGTATTCCCTATTATCCGGTGCTGATGGTATTGACACAGCCACCGGTGATCACGGATATCCCACTGGCACAGGGGTATTCCTTTCACCCCTATGAGTCTTCCTATAAGGAGGCCTGGATTGCATTGCATGTATCGCTTGGTCAGCTGGATAGCATGGAGGCGGGCAGACGTTATTTTGAAGAAACCTTCGAAGCTCAACCAAAGGAGCTTCAGCAGAATATGATTCTGGTGGTTGATGAAAACGGACAGCTTGCAGGTACATCCTCCGTCTGGAAGGGATATCATTTCGGTGAGCGCCGTATGCGGGTGCACTGGGTTGGTGTTGATGAACGGCATCAGAGAAAGGGACTTGCGAAGTCATTGATGCTGAAAACGATTCAGCTGTACAGCAGTCTGCATTGTGAGCATCCTCTGTATCTGACGACACAGACGAACAGCTATGTAGCAATTTCCATGTATCAGCGTCTCGGCTTTACGGCGTATATGGGAAGTATGCCGGTGAATTTTCATGCGAATGCCGAAACCTTTGCAAAGGACAATGAGACCGCCTGGAGGATTATCGGGGAACAGCTGGACAAGCTGTAA
- the deoC gene encoding deoxyribose-phosphate aldolase — MDIINTLTEKSLAKYFDHTFLKAYATRADFEKLCKEARELGTAMVAINSAQVRVCKELLKGCDVHVGAAISFPLGQTVLEIKVEETKKAIQDGADEIDYVINIGEAKMGHWDYIEEEMRQITEICRAHKVISKVIFENCYLEKEEIKKLAEIAKKVKPDYIKTSTGFGTGGATLEDVRLMKETVGDDVKVKAAGGVRDWETCKAMIEAGAERIGTSSSIAILEGFRNERGQQK, encoded by the coding sequence ATGGATATCATCAATACACTAACAGAAAAATCACTCGCCAAATATTTCGATCACACCTTTTTAAAGGCATATGCGACAAGAGCAGACTTTGAAAAGCTATGTAAGGAAGCTAGGGAGCTGGGTACTGCAATGGTCGCAATCAACTCCGCACAGGTACGCGTTTGCAAAGAGCTGCTGAAGGGATGCGATGTGCATGTGGGTGCTGCAATTTCCTTCCCGCTGGGACAGACTGTTTTGGAAATCAAGGTGGAGGAAACAAAAAAAGCAATACAGGATGGAGCTGATGAAATTGATTATGTCATCAATATCGGTGAAGCAAAGATGGGACACTGGGACTATATTGAAGAGGAAATGCGTCAGATTACAGAAATCTGTCGTGCGCATAAGGTAATCAGTAAGGTCATCTTTGAAAACTGCTATCTGGAAAAGGAAGAAATTAAAAAGCTGGCGGAAATCGCAAAAAAGGTGAAGCCGGATTATATCAAAACAAGTACAGGCTTTGGAACCGGCGGAGCTACGCTGGAGGATGTTCGTTTGATGAAGGAAACAGTCGGGGATGATGTAAAGGTCAAGGCTGCCGGAGGTGTGCGTGACTGGGAAACCTGCAAGGCTATGATTGAGGCAGGTGCTGAACGAATCGGTACCAGCAGCTCCATTGCTATTCTGGAAGGCTTCCGAAACGAAAGAGGTCAGCAGAAATGA
- a CDS encoding glucose-6-phosphate isomerase: MEFYPGFDIESREKDMEFVYGPDVFGPKPEKRTLEAIRSSLQDPSCTGPEILYSIVMDVGRKQDHTAITERNLLYGAVTYAKGTLGKEPVRSQGHIHAISPSCQSSTCEVYEIWDGEAFIYMQEYGKDDAGNCYAVHAKAGEVVIVPPGWVHATINANVEKPLTFGAWCVRDFGFDYEEVRAHHGIAYFPVVEAGNITWEINPAYKNAKLHVIAAHDYPQFDLEPGKPIYTQFIEDPDRFLFVSRPQLKEKEWEEFHK; this comes from the coding sequence ATGGAATTCTATCCTGGCTTTGATATCGAAAGCAGAGAGAAGGATATGGAATTTGTCTATGGACCGGACGTGTTTGGTCCGAAGCCGGAAAAAAGAACGCTGGAAGCAATCCGCTCCTCCCTGCAGGATCCATCCTGTACAGGCCCTGAAATTCTTTACAGCATTGTTATGGATGTAGGAAGAAAGCAGGATCACACAGCGATTACAGAACGCAATCTGCTGTATGGTGCTGTGACCTATGCAAAGGGAACCCTTGGAAAGGAACCGGTACGTTCCCAGGGGCATATTCACGCAATATCCCCGTCCTGCCAGTCTTCAACCTGTGAGGTGTATGAGATATGGGACGGTGAAGCCTTTATCTATATGCAGGAATATGGAAAGGACGATGCGGGAAACTGTTACGCAGTCCATGCGAAAGCAGGGGAAGTTGTCATCGTTCCACCGGGCTGGGTGCATGCGACCATCAACGCCAATGTGGAAAAGCCGCTGACCTTCGGTGCATGGTGTGTTCGGGATTTCGGCTTTGATTATGAGGAAGTGCGTGCCCATCATGGAATTGCCTATTTTCCGGTCGTAGAGGCTGGTAATATTACCTGGGAAATAAATCCTGCCTACAAAAATGCAAAGCTGCACGTGATAGCTGCACACGACTATCCGCAATTTGATCTGGAGCCGGGCAAGCCGATCTATACGCAGTTTATTGAAGACCCGGATCGCTTTCTGTTTGTATCAAGACCGCAGCTGAAGGAAAAGGAATGGGAGGAATTTCATAAATGA
- a CDS encoding EAL domain-containing protein, producing the protein MKKTNTGHAQEQPLNCCVMTMGIKHAEQLVLLFGKTRVIQLMNQLSEQAQHLLPKRAQIAQLSDYRLLFLLPSYTRLDALRLVYDLDDCCDAIAQQLYAARLALSFGICLPYTLDTLEDAIQCAEYCRLHDRDCERFSTSYAFYSRQAKEQLHHRYQLEQKILNALHRQEFELFLQPKVNTKTRQVVGAEALLRWIHNGVCIPLQDFLPVADQNTCIRLLDTYMFERVCQLLAQRHAQGQPLLPISINVSKASFEDGHYYLGEILDICKRYGVDPSLLELELHEDIPFEHKEQVQMFVLRLKGAGLRCSLDDFGSSRCNLHVLSWIDVDMVKLDHSFFAGPWNSRQQILLQHIIPMLHRLHIPILAEGVETQEQVQFLTDLHCTLIQGFYYSPPVSVHQFFQENEIIE; encoded by the coding sequence ATGAAAAAAACAAATACAGGCCATGCACAGGAGCAGCCTTTGAACTGCTGTGTCATGACCATGGGAATCAAGCATGCAGAACAGCTTGTGCTGCTGTTTGGAAAAACGCGGGTGATACAGCTTATGAATCAGCTTTCTGAACAGGCACAGCACCTGCTTCCCAAAAGAGCGCAGATTGCACAGCTTTCAGATTACCGTCTGCTTTTTCTACTACCATCCTATACACGACTGGATGCGCTGCGTCTGGTATATGACCTGGATGACTGCTGTGATGCAATCGCGCAGCAGCTGTATGCGGCACGGCTTGCTTTATCGTTCGGCATCTGCCTGCCGTATACCTTGGATACTCTGGAGGATGCCATACAGTGTGCGGAATACTGCCGCCTTCATGATCGTGACTGCGAGCGGTTTTCCACATCCTATGCCTTTTATTCCAGACAGGCCAAGGAACAGCTGCATCACCGCTACCAGCTGGAACAAAAAATTCTAAACGCCCTGCACCGACAGGAATTCGAGCTGTTTCTACAGCCGAAAGTCAATACAAAGACCCGGCAGGTCGTTGGTGCAGAGGCACTGCTTCGCTGGATTCATAACGGCGTCTGTATACCCCTGCAGGATTTTCTTCCTGTCGCAGATCAGAATACCTGCATCCGACTGCTGGACACCTATATGTTTGAACGCGTCTGTCAGCTTCTTGCACAGCGCCATGCACAGGGACAGCCGCTCCTTCCTATCAGTATTAACGTATCCAAAGCTTCCTTTGAGGACGGACACTACTATCTTGGAGAAATCCTCGATATCTGTAAACGCTATGGTGTTGATCCTTCCTTGCTGGAGCTGGAGCTGCATGAGGATATTCCCTTTGAACATAAAGAGCAGGTACAGATGTTTGTGCTGAGACTGAAGGGGGCGGGACTGCGTTGTTCTCTGGATGATTTTGGAAGCTCCCGCTGCAACCTGCATGTCCTGAGCTGGATCGATGTGGATATGGTAAAGCTGGATCATTCCTTTTTTGCCGGTCCATGGAACAGCCGCCAGCAGATACTCTTACAGCACATCATCCCTATGCTGCACAGGCTTCACATCCCCATACTTGCGGAAGGTGTGGAAACACAGGAGCAGGTACAGTTTCTCACAGACCTGCACTGCACGCTGATTCAGGGCTTTTATTACTCCCCACCGGTTTCTGTTCATCAATTCTTCCAAGAAAATGAAATTATCGAGTAA
- a CDS encoding GntR family transcriptional regulator has translation MEKLDFGKGAVPLYIQIKKIIKDKILSKEYAPGDSLPSEAQLQEIFHVSRITARQAIAQLESEGLVERARGKGTRVLFQNKIEEQLAGIKSFTNEMLERGIQPGTRWAHIELVKADRHVADIFGCKKGDLVYRLDRVRTGDDVPIVYFVSYFSRDRNLPLEDEKYTGSMYALLDELNIRKPVKTRENFKAITARKEEAEKLDIKKGDPLLIRERVSYDHEGNVLEYTISYYPGERYSYSIELG, from the coding sequence ATGGAAAAGCTGGATTTTGGCAAGGGAGCCGTTCCGTTATATATACAGATAAAGAAGATCATCAAGGATAAGATTTTATCAAAGGAATATGCACCTGGTGATTCCTTACCGAGTGAAGCACAGCTGCAGGAAATCTTTCATGTATCCAGAATTACTGCGCGTCAGGCAATCGCACAGCTGGAGAGTGAAGGGCTCGTTGAGCGTGCCCGCGGCAAGGGAACCAGAGTTCTGTTTCAAAATAAAATTGAAGAGCAGCTTGCAGGTATCAAAAGCTTCACAAATGAAATGCTGGAGCGCGGTATACAGCCGGGGACACGCTGGGCACATATCGAGCTTGTAAAGGCAGACCGGCATGTGGCGGATATCTTCGGATGCAAAAAGGGTGATCTGGTGTATCGGCTGGATCGTGTGCGGACCGGGGATGATGTGCCGATTGTGTATTTTGTCAGTTATTTTTCCAGAGACAGAAATCTGCCGCTGGAGGATGAAAAATATACAGGGAGCATGTATGCGCTGCTGGATGAGCTGAATATCCGCAAGCCGGTGAAAACGCGTGAGAATTTCAAGGCGATAACGGCCCGAAAAGAAGAAGCGGAGAAGCTGGATATTAAAAAAGGCGATCCGCTGCTAATCAGAGAACGTGTATCCTATGATCATGAAGGCAACGTTCTGGAGTATACGATTTCCTATTATCCGGGAGAGCGTTATTCCTACTCTATTGAGCTTGGATAA
- a CDS encoding mannose-6-phosphate isomerase — protein MKSNYNKFPSTKIKGHEHAAVVGYNNILDTLKKEIPSGKYVITCDVYPGVRDEEILTELKKLEPSVLINMIDVFKEEKTITEQLKYILTDDRVFGKMYYGEVSDFIDMEKLEAAKQQVEKADGLVIVYGFGASLVHPGDKLVYFDMARWEIQMRYRAGMGNYKCSNYDEDPLRKNKRGFFIEWRIADKHKMSVFEDIDWLIDTNKANDPKMIPGTALRDALKQIAQQPFRTVPYFDPGVWGGQWMKEVCDLDREKSNFAWSFDGVPEENSLYLEFADAVVEIPAMDLVLYQPKPLLGDQVYARFGAEFPIRFDFLDTMGGQNLSLQVHPLTEYIKKQFGMQYTQDESYYMLDAGEGACVYLGLKDGVDQKQMIEDLRRANKGEIEFDAEKYINKFPAKKHDHFLIPAGTCHCSGSEAMVLEISATPYIFTFKLWDWGRVGLDGRPRPVHVEHGKEVIQWDRTTKWCEENLVNAIHEVKRTEDYVEEHTGLHELEFIETRRYWTETITHHDTAGTVNMLNLVEGREAVVESEEGKFEPFVVHYAETFIVPASTGKYTIRPYGESVGSKIGIMKAYVRNNS, from the coding sequence ATGAAAAGCAATTACAACAAATTTCCATCAACAAAAATCAAAGGACATGAGCACGCTGCTGTTGTCGGCTACAACAATATTCTGGATACGTTGAAAAAGGAAATCCCATCCGGAAAGTATGTCATCACATGTGATGTGTATCCGGGGGTACGGGATGAGGAAATCCTTACAGAGCTGAAAAAGCTGGAGCCTTCCGTGCTGATCAATATGATAGATGTATTCAAGGAAGAAAAAACAATTACAGAGCAGCTGAAGTATATCCTTACCGATGACCGCGTATTCGGCAAGATGTATTATGGAGAGGTTTCTGATTTTATTGATATGGAGAAGCTGGAGGCCGCGAAACAGCAGGTGGAAAAAGCCGATGGTCTCGTAATCGTGTACGGCTTTGGAGCATCACTGGTACATCCTGGCGATAAGCTGGTGTATTTCGATATGGCACGCTGGGAAATTCAGATGCGTTATCGTGCGGGTATGGGAAATTATAAGTGCAGCAATTATGACGAAGACCCGCTGCGTAAGAATAAGCGCGGATTCTTCATTGAATGGCGGATTGCCGATAAGCACAAGATGTCAGTGTTTGAGGATATCGACTGGCTGATTGATACCAATAAGGCAAATGATCCGAAAATGATTCCTGGTACTGCACTGCGCGATGCATTGAAGCAGATTGCACAGCAGCCGTTCCGTACCGTTCCGTATTTCGACCCGGGTGTATGGGGTGGACAGTGGATGAAGGAGGTCTGTGATCTTGACCGTGAAAAATCCAATTTCGCATGGAGCTTTGACGGTGTACCGGAGGAAAACTCCCTGTACCTGGAATTTGCAGATGCTGTCGTGGAGATTCCGGCAATGGATCTGGTGCTGTATCAGCCAAAGCCGCTGCTTGGTGATCAGGTTTATGCACGCTTCGGTGCGGAATTCCCGATTCGTTTTGACTTCCTGGACACCATGGGCGGACAGAATCTGAGTCTGCAGGTACATCCGCTGACAGAATATATCAAAAAGCAGTTCGGTATGCAGTATACACAGGATGAAAGCTACTATATGCTGGATGCCGGAGAGGGTGCCTGTGTATATCTGGGTCTGAAGGACGGTGTGGATCAAAAGCAGATGATTGAGGATTTACGCCGTGCAAACAAAGGGGAAATTGAATTTGATGCAGAGAAATACATCAATAAGTTCCCTGCGAAGAAGCATGACCACTTCCTGATTCCTGCCGGTACCTGCCACTGCTCCGGTAGTGAGGCGATGGTGCTGGAAATCAGTGCAACTCCGTATATCTTTACCTTCAAGCTGTGGGACTGGGGACGCGTTGGTCTGGATGGCCGCCCGAGACCGGTACATGTGGAGCATGGTAAAGAGGTTATTCAGTGGGACCGTACGACAAAATGGTGTGAGGAAAACCTTGTAAATGCAATTCATGAGGTGAAACGCACAGAGGACTATGTGGAAGAACACACAGGTCTGCATGAGCTGGAATTCATCGAAACAAGAAGATACTGGACAGAAACCATCACCCATCATGATACCGCCGGTACCGTCAACATGCTGAATCTTGTGGAAGGAAGAGAAGCTGTTGTGGAAAGTGAAGAAGGAAAATTCGAACCGTTTGTTGTCCATTATGCGGAAACCTTCATTGTTCCGGCAAGCACCGGTAAATATACGATTCGTCCTTATGGAGAGTCTGTCGGCAGCAAAATCGGAATTATGAAGGCTTACGTAAGAAATAACTCCTAA
- a CDS encoding cupin domain-containing protein produces the protein MNVIEPKVIHDFQDVIRGSEVNTSVKLYQDAKGFYRTESALADDTLMYEVYHYTQGDDKRAGNLNWGLTVLYPVLVNGECNMTRGHWHENRKCVEFYFCIAGEGLLMLMDEDGTTWAEKTYPGSLHHIDGHLAHRLINTGEEPMKIGACWPCDAGHDYAAVERQPFGYRVYKEEGTLRFEKVED, from the coding sequence ATGAACGTCATTGAACCAAAAGTCATTCATGATTTTCAGGATGTAATCAGAGGCAGTGAGGTAAACACCTCCGTCAAGCTGTATCAGGATGCGAAAGGCTTCTATCGTACAGAATCTGCACTTGCGGATGATACGCTGATGTATGAGGTTTATCACTATACGCAGGGGGATGACAAACGCGCAGGCAATCTGAACTGGGGGCTGACTGTATTGTATCCCGTACTGGTAAACGGCGAATGCAATATGACCCGCGGACACTGGCATGAAAACCGGAAATGTGTGGAATTTTATTTCTGCATTGCCGGAGAAGGATTGCTGATGCTGATGGATGAGGATGGGACAACCTGGGCAGAAAAAACCTATCCCGGCTCTCTTCACCATATTGACGGACATCTTGCACACCGGCTGATCAATACCGGTGAGGAGCCGATGAAAATCGGTGCCTGCTGGCCATGTGATGCAGGCCATGATTATGCCGCAGTTGAACGTCAGCCGTTTGGATATCGCGTATATAAAGAAGAAGGAACCCTTCGTTTTGAGAAAGTAGAGGACTAG